A genome region from Ptiloglossa arizonensis isolate GNS036 chromosome 4, iyPtiAriz1_principal, whole genome shotgun sequence includes the following:
- the Eef5 gene encoding eukaryotic translation elongation factor 5, whose protein sequence is MADIEDTHFETGDSGASVTYPMQCSALRKNGFVMLKSRPCKIVEMSTSKTGKHGHAKVHLVGIDIFTSKKYEDICPSTHNMDVPFVKREDYQLADISDDGYLCLMADNGELREDLKIPDGELGTQLRADHEAGKELLCTVLKACGEEVVIAIKTNTAIDK, encoded by the exons ATGGCTGACATTGAGGATACTCATTTTGAGACTGGAGACTCTGGTGCTTCTGTAACATACCCAATGCAGTGTTCAGCACTGCGTAAAAATGGATTCGTAATGCTCAAATCTCGACCATGTAAAATTGTAGAAATGTCAACTTCCAAGACAGGAAAACATGGTCATGCCAAAGTACATCTTGTAGGCATTGATATTTTTACTTCAAAAAAATATGAAGATATTTGTCCTTCTACGCACAATATGGATGTGCCGTTTGTTAAACGAGAAGATTACCag CTAGCAGACATATCTGACGATGGCTATTTATGCCTGATGGCTGATAATGGTGAACTTCGTGAGGATCTGAAAATTCCTGATGGTGAACTGGGTACTCAGTTACGTGCTGATCACGAAGCTGGAAAGGAGCTTCTT tGCACTGTACTGAAAGCTTGTGGTGAGGAGGTCGTGATTGCCATCAAAACTAACACTGCCATCGATAAATAA
- the Urod gene encoding uroporphyrinogen decarboxylase isoform X1: MAQLEFPALKNDLILKAAYGEPVERVPIWIMRQAGRYLPEFQEVRSKHDFFTICKTPALACEVTLQPLRRFNLDASIIFSDILVIPQAMGLTVEMVPGTGPILPKPLYDPSHLDRLVHVNVEQDLKYVGDAITLTRYKLEGKVPLIGFTGAPWTLMCYMIQGGGSSKMTKAQSWLYKYPEDSHKLLQLITNVIVDYLVMQVKAGAQLLQVFESHGDVLNDELFLKYSFKYLTEISEKVRQRLKEENIPDVPMIAFPKGATMNSLEMLAVSKTYEVLSLDWTVNPIEARRRLGSDITLQGNLDPCALYASEQEIMNRARDMTMQFGKNRYIANLGHGILPDIPITSVEAFVKGIHSV; encoded by the exons atggcACAACTAGAATTTCCAGcattaaaaaatgatttaattTTGAAAGCTGCATATGGAGAACCAGTGGAACGTGTTCCAATATGGATAATGCGCCAAGCTGGAAGATATCTTCCAGAATTTCAAGAAGTCAGatcaaaacacgatttttttaccaTTTGTAAAACACCAGCCTTAGCTTGTGAAGTTACTTTGCAACCTTTGAGGCGTTTTAATTTGGATGCCAGCATTATTTTTTCTGATATCTTAGTTATTCCACAAGCAATGGGTTTGACTGTTGAAATGGTACCTGGGACA ggACCAATTTTACCCAAACCTTTATATGATCCATCACATTTGGATAGATTAGTTCATGTAAATGTGGAACAGGATTTAAAATATGTAGGGGATGCTATAACTTTAACACGATATAAATTAGAAGGAAAGGTACCATTAATTGGTTTTACCGGTGCTCCt tgGACATTAATGTGCTACATGATCCAAGGTGGAGGTAGTTCAAAAATGACTAAAGCACAGTCTTGGTTATATAAATATCCAGAAGATTCTCACAAACTGTTACAACTCATCACAAATGTCATAGTGGACTACCTTGTAATGCAAGTTAAAGCTGGAGCACAG TTATTACAAGTATTTGAAAGTCATGGTGATGTCCTTAATGATGAATTATtcttaaaatattcatttaaatatttgacgGAAATAAGTGAAAAAGTCAGGCAACGacttaaagaagaaaatattcctgATGTACCAATG ATAGCTTTTCCTAAAGGAGCAACAATGAATTCTTTAGAAATGCTAGCAGTTTCAAAAACTTACGAGGTATTAAGTTTAGATTGGACTGTAAACCCTATAGAAGCAAGAAGAAGATTAGGTTCTGATATTACTTTGCAAGGAAATTTGGATCCATGTGCATTATATGCTTCTGAG caaGAAATAATGAATCGAGCAAGAGATATGACAATGCAATTTGGTAAAAATCGATATATTGCAAATTTGGGACATGGTATTCTCCCGGATATACCAATCACATCTGTTGAAGCTTTTGTTAAAGGAATTCATTCAGTGTAA
- the Urod gene encoding uroporphyrinogen decarboxylase isoform X2, with product MAQLEFPALKNDLILKAAYGEPVERVPIWIMRQAGRYLPEFQEVRSKHDFFTICKTPALACEVTLQPLRRFNLDASIIFSDILVIPQAMGLTVEMGPILPKPLYDPSHLDRLVHVNVEQDLKYVGDAITLTRYKLEGKVPLIGFTGAPWTLMCYMIQGGGSSKMTKAQSWLYKYPEDSHKLLQLITNVIVDYLVMQVKAGAQLLQVFESHGDVLNDELFLKYSFKYLTEISEKVRQRLKEENIPDVPMIAFPKGATMNSLEMLAVSKTYEVLSLDWTVNPIEARRRLGSDITLQGNLDPCALYASEQEIMNRARDMTMQFGKNRYIANLGHGILPDIPITSVEAFVKGIHSV from the exons atggcACAACTAGAATTTCCAGcattaaaaaatgatttaattTTGAAAGCTGCATATGGAGAACCAGTGGAACGTGTTCCAATATGGATAATGCGCCAAGCTGGAAGATATCTTCCAGAATTTCAAGAAGTCAGatcaaaacacgatttttttaccaTTTGTAAAACACCAGCCTTAGCTTGTGAAGTTACTTTGCAACCTTTGAGGCGTTTTAATTTGGATGCCAGCATTATTTTTTCTGATATCTTAGTTATTCCACAAGCAATGGGTTTGACTGTTGAAATG ggACCAATTTTACCCAAACCTTTATATGATCCATCACATTTGGATAGATTAGTTCATGTAAATGTGGAACAGGATTTAAAATATGTAGGGGATGCTATAACTTTAACACGATATAAATTAGAAGGAAAGGTACCATTAATTGGTTTTACCGGTGCTCCt tgGACATTAATGTGCTACATGATCCAAGGTGGAGGTAGTTCAAAAATGACTAAAGCACAGTCTTGGTTATATAAATATCCAGAAGATTCTCACAAACTGTTACAACTCATCACAAATGTCATAGTGGACTACCTTGTAATGCAAGTTAAAGCTGGAGCACAG TTATTACAAGTATTTGAAAGTCATGGTGATGTCCTTAATGATGAATTATtcttaaaatattcatttaaatatttgacgGAAATAAGTGAAAAAGTCAGGCAACGacttaaagaagaaaatattcctgATGTACCAATG ATAGCTTTTCCTAAAGGAGCAACAATGAATTCTTTAGAAATGCTAGCAGTTTCAAAAACTTACGAGGTATTAAGTTTAGATTGGACTGTAAACCCTATAGAAGCAAGAAGAAGATTAGGTTCTGATATTACTTTGCAAGGAAATTTGGATCCATGTGCATTATATGCTTCTGAG caaGAAATAATGAATCGAGCAAGAGATATGACAATGCAATTTGGTAAAAATCGATATATTGCAAATTTGGGACATGGTATTCTCCCGGATATACCAATCACATCTGTTGAAGCTTTTGTTAAAGGAATTCATTCAGTGTAA